A part of Paenibacillus sp. IHBB 10380 genomic DNA contains:
- a CDS encoding VanZ family protein — translation MRYSLIPEGIPLHYPMGRDFQNWVFELGNFVAFIPFGIVIPLLFRSSFIRFIILFILFITFLETLQMHSHLGSFDIDDIIINTLGAAVGFCAQRLVPRDRDKFKGICKIILTAIILSIGVTAIVGGINNYLEKGGDEVVALNELTLKDGSVLWDESISSFTAVETKFEPQINMYSRENTRTNEFTYLLNSKYTKISGYIAIPDDLINSASKGNSNIIFSADGTEIYSLGLSAKSSENSLLSFETPLNGANELTIKIINDVPNPITNAVMWDITLTEVNTGQKIINSIKEKLRSLF, via the coding sequence TTGAGATATAGCCTAATACCTGAAGGGATTCCTTTACATTATCCAATGGGGAGAGACTTTCAAAATTGGGTTTTTGAGTTGGGGAACTTTGTAGCATTTATACCTTTTGGGATTGTCATCCCACTTCTGTTTCGTTCTAGTTTTATTCGATTTATAATCTTATTTATTCTGTTTATTACGTTTCTTGAGACCTTACAAATGCATTCCCATTTAGGATCCTTTGATATTGACGATATCATCATTAATACATTAGGGGCTGCGGTAGGATTTTGTGCACAACGTTTAGTACCCCGTGATCGAGATAAATTTAAAGGGATCTGTAAAATTATCTTAACAGCAATTATACTTTCGATTGGAGTCACTGCCATTGTTGGTGGCATCAATAATTATTTAGAAAAAGGGGGTGACGAAGTCGTAGCCCTAAATGAACTTACATTAAAAGATGGGTCTGTACTGTGGGATGAAAGCATTTCCAGTTTTACAGCGGTCGAAACAAAGTTTGAGCCTCAAATTAATATGTACAGCAGAGAAAATACAAGAACTAACGAGTTTACGTATCTTTTAAATAGCAAATATACAAAAATATCAGGCTATATCGCTATACCAGATGATTTAATCAACAGTGCAAGCAAAGGGAATAGCAACATAATTTTTAGTGCAGATGGAACAGAAATTTATTCACTGGGTTTATCAGCTAAAAGTAGTGAGAATTCGCTCCTGTCTTTTGAAACCCCTTTAAACGGAGCAAATGAACTTACCATAAAAATTATTAACGATGTTCCAAATCCGATTACAAATGCCGTGATGTGGGACATTACTCTTACAGAAGTTAACACAGGACAAAAGATTATAAACAGCATTAAAGAAAAATTAAGATCACTGTTCTAA
- the hmpA gene encoding NO-inducible flavohemoprotein encodes MLDPRTIEIIKSTVPVLQVHGKNITTTFYSMLFENHPELLNIFNHANQRQGKQQTALANAVIAAAANIDQLENILPVVKQIAEKHRALGVLPEHYPIVGETLLSAIQQVLGDAATPEIIGAWAKAYGVIADTFIGVEVDMYREAAEVPGGWRGFRNFVVSQKIKESELITSFYLSPQDGGAISSYLPGQYITVRVQPEGEQYTHIRHYSLSTASGQPYYRITVKREDAAVDKPAGVVSTYLHEAVDVGTVLEVSAPAGDFTLDLNRDIPVVLISGGVGLTPMVSMLETLTAEQPQREVTYIHAAIHGRLHAMKGLIEELTQYHPHLKSYVCYESPAEREDCDKSGYIDLPWLQEVADPNADFYFCGPTPFMSTIFKALLEWKVPKERIHFEFFGPAGSLEE; translated from the coding sequence ATGTTAGACCCACGTACTATTGAAATTATTAAATCAACCGTGCCCGTGTTACAAGTTCATGGAAAGAACATCACTACCACTTTCTACAGCATGCTATTCGAGAACCATCCCGAATTGTTAAATATATTCAATCATGCCAATCAACGTCAAGGTAAACAGCAAACTGCTCTTGCTAATGCCGTGATCGCCGCTGCTGCTAATATTGACCAATTAGAGAACATTCTACCTGTAGTAAAACAAATTGCGGAGAAACACCGTGCATTAGGTGTATTACCAGAACATTACCCCATTGTAGGTGAAACGCTATTATCTGCTATTCAGCAGGTGCTTGGCGATGCAGCGACTCCAGAAATTATCGGTGCTTGGGCCAAGGCCTATGGCGTAATCGCCGATACTTTTATCGGTGTTGAAGTAGATATGTATCGTGAAGCTGCGGAGGTACCTGGGGGTTGGCGTGGATTCAGAAACTTTGTCGTAAGCCAAAAAATCAAAGAAAGTGAACTCATTACTTCCTTCTACCTCTCCCCTCAGGACGGAGGCGCTATATCCTCTTATTTACCGGGACAATATATCACCGTCCGTGTTCAACCTGAAGGTGAACAATACACCCACATTCGTCACTACAGTCTATCAACAGCATCAGGGCAGCCTTATTACCGCATCACCGTTAAACGAGAAGACGCAGCCGTGGATAAGCCGGCAGGCGTTGTATCTACTTACCTACATGAAGCCGTTGATGTTGGCACTGTATTGGAAGTGAGCGCCCCAGCTGGGGACTTCACACTGGATCTAAATCGTGATATCCCGGTAGTTCTTATCAGTGGAGGCGTTGGGCTAACTCCAATGGTGAGTATGCTAGAGACGTTAACTGCTGAACAGCCTCAACGTGAGGTAACTTATATTCATGCTGCTATCCATGGAAGACTTCACGCCATGAAGGGATTAATAGAAGAACTGACTCAATACCATCCTCATCTGAAATCCTATGTGTGCTATGAATCTCCAGCTGAAAGGGAAGACTGCGATAAATCAGGTTACATCGATCTACCATGGCTTCAAGAGGTCGCAGATCCGAACGCCGATTTCTATTTCTGCGGACCTACTCCTTTTATGAGCACCATATTTAAGGCTCTACTGGAATGGAAAGTGCCCAAGGAAAGAATTCACTTTGAATTCTTTGGCCCAGCAGGTAGCTTGGAAGAATAA
- a CDS encoding Crp/Fnr family transcriptional regulator, translated as MLLHKGEVLFHQGDSGEYLYHIKSGLFKVTRLHENGNIVLFNILYSGETVPHHSLITPKDTHGTAIALMRSEVEAIPAKEWYRQLQEDHNKPMEIALLLQEKLRFMQQRLDHLTVGTPMERLELLTKWLEDHSHGVNFTDMLTQEEIGQLIGVRRETVNRLLRGQ; from the coding sequence ATGCTTTTACATAAGGGAGAAGTTTTATTTCATCAAGGTGATAGTGGGGAGTATTTGTACCACATCAAAAGTGGATTGTTTAAGGTAACACGATTACATGAAAATGGAAATATCGTGCTATTTAACATTCTATATTCAGGTGAAACGGTACCACACCATTCTCTGATTACACCTAAAGATACACACGGCACTGCTATAGCACTTATGCGCAGTGAGGTGGAAGCTATACCTGCCAAAGAATGGTATCGTCAATTGCAGGAGGACCATAATAAACCGATGGAAATTGCCCTATTATTGCAGGAAAAATTACGCTTTATGCAGCAACGTCTTGATCACTTGACGGTCGGTACGCCAATGGAACGATTAGAGCTTTTAACGAAGTGGCTGGAGGACCATTCACATGGAGTGAATTTCACGGATATGCTTACACAAGAGGAAATTGGACAGTTGATTGGTGTACGGAGAGAAACGGTAAATCGGTTGCTTAGAGGTCAATAA
- a CDS encoding YitT family protein has protein sequence MRKKEQLISTIQQIAVMLLGTCLLSFTYYHINFQNHLSEGGFVGLALLGKYVLDLPPALSMIILDIPVLLVALFIKGRKFLMNTIIATVSFSIFYEGMERYSTLVIDMQQNLFLAALLSGVMTGFATGLVVRFGGATGGDDILSLLISRWTGMKLGSVFFLLDAIVLLLSIFYLPLRETLYTILAVSVAGKVITLTVTYQRRRTPRKVRVATSVSVPNKTVTSKPIHAIHNGN, from the coding sequence ATGAGGAAAAAAGAACAATTGATTTCAACGATACAACAAATCGCCGTAATGCTGTTAGGAACATGTTTACTGTCTTTTACTTATTATCATATTAATTTTCAGAATCATTTATCCGAGGGTGGATTTGTGGGCCTTGCATTATTAGGCAAATACGTCTTAGATCTACCGCCAGCGCTTAGCATGATTATACTAGATATTCCTGTGCTTTTGGTTGCGCTATTTATCAAAGGTCGCAAATTTTTAATGAACACGATCATTGCGACGGTATCCTTTTCTATCTTTTATGAAGGAATGGAGCGTTACTCTACGTTGGTTATTGATATGCAGCAGAATTTATTTCTCGCTGCTTTGCTATCCGGGGTAATGACAGGATTTGCGACTGGACTGGTAGTACGTTTTGGAGGAGCCACTGGCGGAGACGATATCCTATCGCTTCTCATTAGCCGTTGGACAGGAATGAAGCTTGGAAGTGTCTTTTTTTTACTGGACGCGATTGTTCTTCTGCTCTCTATATTTTACTTACCCCTTAGGGAAACGTTGTATACGATTCTAGCTGTAAGTGTTGCAGGTAAGGTCATTACGTTAACGGTGACCTATCAAAGACGGAGAACTCCACGTAAGGTTAGGGTAGCCACATCTGTATCCGTACCTAATAAGACGGTTACTTCTAAACCGATACATGCAATACACAATGGAAACTAA
- a CDS encoding S66 family peptidase, giving the protein MIKYPFLAKGATLGVTAPSSGIEADLHKMFTQACSRMEAKGFSIVCGETVWTQNKAKSAPAKQRAQEFNEMMRDDRIDAIIPPWGGELLIEILEDIDFDHIENKWIMGYSDISLLLLAITLKTGIATAHGTNFVDLRGEITDETTAMWQSVLTTSTGESILQHSSAQYQKEWPHDNLSPSVFHLSEPTYWRTTTNHNVTIQGRLLGGCIDVIRHLIGTPYGDVHHFRNHMIHGESVLWYLENCELTTVDLRRSLVQMKLAGWFENCSGIMFGRSNANQPVNDYTAEDVYQELSDEFGFPIIYDVDCGHVPPQITLINGAYAEVKVTEGKGTVMQYFNE; this is encoded by the coding sequence ATGATCAAATATCCGTTTTTGGCAAAGGGTGCAACCCTAGGTGTGACCGCACCTTCATCTGGTATAGAAGCTGACTTACATAAGATGTTTACACAAGCTTGTAGCCGTATGGAAGCGAAAGGATTTAGCATTGTTTGTGGAGAAACGGTGTGGACTCAAAATAAGGCGAAATCCGCGCCAGCCAAACAGCGTGCTCAAGAGTTCAATGAAATGATGCGAGACGATCGTATTGATGCTATCATCCCCCCTTGGGGTGGCGAACTACTCATTGAGATTCTTGAAGACATTGATTTTGACCATATAGAGAATAAGTGGATCATGGGTTATTCAGATATAAGCCTGTTGTTGCTGGCGATAACCTTAAAGACAGGGATAGCAACTGCTCATGGAACGAACTTTGTAGATTTAAGAGGGGAAATCACAGATGAGACGACAGCGATGTGGCAGTCGGTCTTAACGACATCAACAGGAGAATCGATCCTCCAACATTCATCTGCTCAATATCAAAAAGAATGGCCGCATGATAACCTCTCACCCAGTGTATTTCATTTATCAGAACCAACCTATTGGCGAACGACTACAAATCATAATGTGACCATCCAAGGACGTTTACTAGGTGGCTGTATAGATGTGATACGACATTTAATTGGCACACCATACGGTGATGTACACCATTTCAGAAATCATATGATCCATGGTGAATCTGTATTGTGGTATCTTGAGAATTGTGAATTAACAACAGTGGATTTACGTAGATCACTTGTTCAAATGAAGTTGGCAGGTTGGTTTGAGAATTGTTCGGGTATTATGTTTGGTAGAAGTAATGCGAATCAACCTGTCAACGATTACACTGCAGAAGATGTATATCAAGAACTTTCCGATGAGTTTGGGTTTCCTATTATTTATGATGTAGATTGTGGTCATGTGCCTCCACAAATCACCTTGATTAATGGAGCCTATGCAGAAGTTAAAGTGACTGAAGGTAAGGGAACCGTCATGCAATATTTCAATGAATAG
- the msrA gene encoding peptide-methionine (S)-S-oxide reductase MsrA: protein MTDLQPTTSEKATFAGGCFWCMVSPFEELPGILKVVSGYTGGHTENPTYEEVCTHTTGHVEAIQITYNPVVFPYEKLLELFWQQIDPTDEGGQFYDRGSSYATAIFYHTDEQRVKAETSKQTLEQSKRFDKPVVTPILPAKPFYEAEEYHQGYHKKNPAHYKRYRKGSGRDAYIETHWSPSIDKEDLEQRLTPIQYAVTQKNGTEPAFQNEFWDHHGEGIYVDIVSGEPLFSSVDKYDSGCGWPSFTRPLQEYVIKEKTDATHFMIRTEVRSKDADSHLGHVFNDGPGPTGLRYCINSAALRFVSKENLEQEGYSEYRVLFENNENQG from the coding sequence ATGACGGATTTACAACCGACCACGAGCGAAAAAGCTACTTTTGCGGGCGGATGCTTCTGGTGCATGGTAAGCCCGTTCGAGGAACTTCCTGGGATATTAAAGGTCGTTTCTGGGTATACCGGTGGACATACCGAGAATCCAACTTATGAAGAAGTATGTACGCATACAACTGGACATGTGGAAGCGATTCAGATTACTTACAACCCTGTTGTGTTCCCATATGAGAAATTGCTAGAGCTATTCTGGCAACAAATTGATCCTACCGATGAAGGCGGGCAGTTCTATGACCGAGGTAGTTCTTATGCCACAGCCATTTTCTATCATACGGATGAGCAACGTGTTAAAGCTGAAACTTCTAAACAAACACTAGAACAGAGCAAACGTTTCGATAAACCGGTGGTAACGCCCATTCTTCCAGCTAAACCTTTCTATGAGGCAGAGGAATATCACCAAGGCTACCACAAGAAAAATCCAGCTCATTACAAACGTTACCGCAAAGGGTCTGGGCGAGATGCCTATATTGAGACTCATTGGTCACCGTCCATAGATAAAGAAGATCTGGAACAACGCTTAACTCCAATTCAATATGCTGTTACGCAAAAGAATGGGACTGAACCAGCATTCCAGAATGAATTCTGGGACCATCATGGCGAAGGCATCTATGTTGATATCGTTTCGGGTGAACCTTTGTTTAGTTCTGTTGACAAGTATGACTCTGGTTGTGGCTGGCCAAGCTTCACCCGTCCACTTCAAGAGTATGTGATTAAGGAGAAAACAGATGCTACTCACTTTATGATTCGTACGGAAGTACGTAGTAAAGATGCCGATTCGCATCTAGGACACGTATTTAACGATGGGCCAGGACCTACGGGTCTACGCTACTGTATTAATTCTGCTGCCCTCCGCTTTGTATCCAAAGAGAACTTGGAGCAGGAAGGTTATTCAGAGTATCGCGTTCTATTTGAGAATAACGAGAATCAAGGATAA
- a CDS encoding Gfo/Idh/MocA family protein — translation MKNRTAKRVALIGIGNIARKVYLPLLSHHKGAEIVGIMSRSAATVEETMNSYRILQGTTDLSTLLSWDIDAVFVHSPTEMHYEIVMACLRHGLSVYVDKPLSYDLKEAEEMANFAKSKGLLLAVGFNRRFAPMYMEAKTWMDEVGGFEQCFASKHRTRTQQATSRVTVFDDLIHMLDTLLWLGDDQAYQLLQHQLISNDEGKMRHASGVLGLGEGKTSSYSMVRSAGNDLEKLELHGHGRSVEIVNMEDGLFYQKESAPTTRSFGNWDTILHRRGFSDIVNHFLEHIDTPEDCTVSADKVLGSHVLATELV, via the coding sequence ATGAAGAATAGAACCGCTAAGCGGGTTGCTTTAATTGGAATTGGAAATATTGCTCGTAAAGTTTATTTGCCACTTTTGTCCCACCATAAGGGGGCAGAGATTGTAGGGATCATGAGTCGTTCTGCCGCAACTGTTGAAGAAACAATGAACTCTTATCGTATATTACAAGGGACAACGGATCTGTCGACTTTGTTGTCTTGGGATATAGATGCAGTGTTTGTACATAGTCCAACGGAAATGCATTATGAGATTGTGATGGCCTGTTTACGGCATGGATTATCAGTGTATGTGGATAAGCCACTGTCCTACGATCTAAAGGAAGCCGAAGAGATGGCTAACTTTGCTAAATCCAAGGGATTATTGCTGGCTGTAGGGTTTAATCGGCGTTTTGCTCCAATGTATATGGAAGCTAAGACATGGATGGATGAAGTGGGTGGGTTTGAACAGTGTTTTGCATCGAAGCATCGTACACGGACACAGCAAGCGACTAGTCGTGTGACCGTGTTTGATGACTTGATTCATATGCTCGATACACTGTTATGGCTCGGTGATGATCAAGCTTATCAACTTCTTCAACATCAACTTATTAGTAATGATGAGGGGAAGATGAGACATGCTTCTGGTGTCCTTGGTTTAGGTGAAGGGAAGACAAGCTCGTATAGTATGGTTCGAAGTGCCGGGAATGACCTCGAGAAGCTTGAACTTCATGGACACGGGCGTTCGGTCGAAATTGTGAACATGGAGGACGGCCTTTTTTATCAAAAAGAAAGTGCGCCCACGACGCGTTCATTTGGTAACTGGGATACGATTCTTCATCGTCGTGGTTTCAGCGACATCGTGAACCATTTCCTTGAACATATAGATACTCCGGAAGATTGTACGGTTTCGGCGGATAAAGTACTTGGCAGTCATGTATTAGCAACGGAGCTTGTATAA
- a CDS encoding AraC family transcriptional regulator: MSTLDSCQVYIAGFSFHHKPFHSTETDGVKTYLMRLQTDGRCRARYDGKLGMIEAGDLLLYSPGEPYELKIDQEVNSLGELMVESGDYHIFFGGTWVDEWWNRQDRPTRMSLPLNEGFLNLFRQIALEQRRMENPYPEIPGYYLRILCLDIDRLLKERPIKTHKTYLAYQIKHYVEENASYMFKLEDVAAHVGISVSRAVHLFKEAFGTSIMQYTLDVKLDMARERIIFSPMSLENVAETSGFANYTYFHRVFRSRYGMSPKQFRLANREQLM; encoded by the coding sequence ATGTCCACCCTAGATTCGTGTCAAGTGTATATAGCAGGATTCTCATTCCATCACAAACCTTTCCACAGCACAGAAACGGATGGAGTCAAAACGTACCTGATGCGTCTCCAAACAGATGGCCGTTGCCGCGCTCGATATGACGGTAAGTTAGGCATGATTGAAGCAGGGGACTTACTACTCTACTCTCCAGGTGAACCTTACGAACTAAAGATTGACCAAGAAGTAAATTCACTTGGTGAATTAATGGTAGAGAGTGGTGATTACCATATTTTCTTCGGGGGTACTTGGGTTGATGAATGGTGGAACCGACAAGATCGGCCTACACGCATGAGTCTTCCCCTGAATGAAGGATTCTTGAACTTGTTTCGGCAGATCGCACTCGAACAACGTCGAATGGAGAATCCATACCCTGAAATACCAGGCTACTACCTGAGAATTCTATGCTTAGACATAGATCGCTTGCTAAAAGAACGGCCCATCAAGACGCATAAGACTTACTTAGCATATCAAATCAAGCATTATGTTGAGGAGAATGCTTCTTATATGTTCAAATTAGAAGATGTAGCGGCCCATGTTGGGATCAGTGTCTCACGTGCAGTTCATCTTTTTAAAGAAGCATTCGGAACAAGCATCATGCAGTATACATTAGATGTAAAGCTCGACATGGCTAGGGAACGAATTATATTCAGTCCTATGTCCTTGGAGAACGTAGCAGAGACATCTGGGTTTGCGAACTACACTTATTTTCACCGCGTTTTTCGTTCTCGATACGGCATGTCACCCAAACAATTTCGATTAGCTAATCGAGAGCAGTTGATGTGA
- a CDS encoding sugar phosphate isomerase/epimerase family protein, whose product MLKLGLQLYTVREEMEQDFEGTLKKAAELGYQGVEFHTFFGRSSAEVKRLLDENGLVALGTHTQYTSLLDDLDSEITYNKEIGNNNIIVPYLGTEQRNWAEVFTNLKQIGEKCREQGMVLLYHNHEFEFTESFDDQTVFDAMYAEVPASLLQVELDTCWVHFAGYDPVEYIHNYAGRLPIVHWKDMKKLEDGSPLTVELGQGEVNLGAIAEAADKAGVEWIVVEQDLCQNPPLESIASSMEWVKNYKNNGGPIHV is encoded by the coding sequence ATGTTGAAATTAGGATTGCAATTGTACACAGTACGTGAGGAAATGGAGCAAGATTTCGAAGGAACTCTGAAAAAAGCAGCTGAGCTTGGGTATCAAGGCGTGGAATTTCATACTTTCTTTGGACGTAGCAGTGCTGAGGTCAAGAGATTACTTGATGAGAATGGTCTTGTTGCTTTAGGAACACATACGCAATATACAAGTTTACTGGATGATCTCGATTCAGAGATTACGTATAATAAAGAAATTGGGAATAATAATATAATCGTTCCTTACTTAGGAACAGAGCAACGTAATTGGGCTGAAGTATTTACGAATCTAAAGCAAATCGGTGAGAAATGTCGTGAACAAGGAATGGTATTGCTGTATCATAATCATGAATTTGAATTTACAGAATCCTTTGATGATCAGACTGTATTCGATGCCATGTATGCGGAAGTTCCAGCTTCATTACTTCAAGTGGAATTAGACACCTGTTGGGTTCATTTTGCAGGATACGATCCAGTGGAATACATTCATAATTATGCTGGAAGATTGCCAATAGTTCACTGGAAAGATATGAAGAAGCTTGAAGATGGCTCTCCTCTGACTGTGGAGCTTGGACAAGGTGAAGTGAATCTTGGTGCCATTGCTGAAGCTGCTGACAAGGCTGGCGTAGAGTGGATTGTTGTAGAGCAAGACTTATGTCAGAACCCACCACTTGAGAGTATTGCATCAAGTATGGAATGGGTAAAAAATTACAAAAATAACGGGGGACCCATACATGTCTAA
- a CDS encoding Gfo/Idh/MocA family protein — MSKILKVAIIGCGGIANGKHMQSLSKQTTGEMVAFCDIVQERAEEAAAKFGAEGAKVYTDYKELLKDESIDVIHVCTPNDSHAEITVASLESGKHVMCEKPMAKTAAQAKEMLAAAKRTGKKLTIGYQNRFRDDSLYLKDMCKNGELGDIYYGKALAIRRRAVPTWGVFLDEEKQGGGPLIDIGTHALDLTLWLMDNYKPKSVMGSTFHKLGSRENAANAFGPWDPEQFKVEDSAFGFITMENGATIVLESSWALNVVETGEAKTILAGTEAGADMTDGLRINGEKMSRLYETKIALEEGGVAFYSGTTETDADRECRLWLDAVINDTDPIVSPEQALVVTEILEAIYESAKTGKAVYFD; from the coding sequence ATGTCTAAAATATTAAAAGTTGCAATTATAGGTTGTGGAGGTATTGCCAACGGCAAGCATATGCAGAGCCTTTCGAAACAAACGACGGGAGAAATGGTAGCATTCTGTGATATTGTCCAAGAACGCGCTGAAGAAGCAGCTGCAAAATTTGGTGCTGAAGGTGCTAAAGTATATACAGATTATAAGGAATTACTTAAGGACGAAAGTATTGACGTGATCCATGTATGTACGCCGAATGATTCACATGCCGAGATTACGGTAGCTTCTTTAGAATCAGGCAAACACGTTATGTGTGAGAAGCCGATGGCCAAAACTGCGGCACAAGCTAAAGAGATGCTAGCAGCAGCTAAACGCACGGGCAAAAAGTTAACTATAGGATATCAAAACCGTTTCCGTGACGATAGTTTATATCTTAAAGATATGTGTAAGAATGGCGAGTTAGGAGATATATACTATGGTAAAGCTCTAGCTATTCGTCGTCGTGCAGTGCCAACATGGGGTGTATTTCTGGATGAAGAGAAACAAGGTGGAGGTCCACTGATCGATATCGGTACGCATGCGCTTGATTTAACATTGTGGTTAATGGATAATTACAAGCCTAAGAGTGTTATGGGTTCAACCTTCCACAAACTTGGAAGCCGTGAGAATGCAGCTAACGCATTTGGTCCTTGGGACCCTGAACAATTTAAAGTAGAAGATTCTGCTTTCGGATTTATTACGATGGAGAATGGCGCTACAATCGTCTTGGAATCCAGTTGGGCACTAAATGTCGTTGAAACTGGCGAAGCAAAAACAATTCTAGCGGGTACAGAAGCTGGAGCAGATATGACGGACGGCTTGCGCATTAATGGTGAGAAGATGAGTCGATTATACGAAACTAAGATTGCGCTAGAAGAAGGCGGAGTAGCTTTCTACTCAGGTACAACAGAAACCGACGCGGATCGCGAATGCAGACTATGGCTCGATGCAGTTATTAATGATACAGATCCTATCGTAAGTCCAGAACAAGCATTGGTTGTAACTGAAATTCTGGAAGCCATCTATGAATCGGCTAAGACAGGTAAAGCGGTTTATTTTGACTAA
- a CDS encoding sugar phosphate isomerase/epimerase family protein, whose translation MKLGVFMVLFGGRKLEDALDYVASKGLKAVEIGTGGNPGNEHCKPEELLKDATALKNFKHAVESRGLTISALSCHGNPLHPQKHLAQADHDDFIKTVELAEKLEVPVVNTFSGCPGDHEDAKYPNWPVAPWPNDFQEVLKWQWENKVIPYWTEQAKFAADHHVKIGLELHGGFSVHTPATLLRLREAAGETIGANLDPSHMWWQGIDPVQAIHILGRAGAIHHFHAKDTSIDPINVNRYGLTDMQSYGNMLDRAWQFRSVGYGHDNKTWADIISALRLVGYDYVVSIEHEDALMSVEEGFSKAVQNLQQVLIEEPIGDIWWV comes from the coding sequence TTGAAATTAGGCGTATTTATGGTACTATTCGGTGGGCGTAAATTAGAGGATGCTCTGGACTATGTAGCTTCCAAGGGACTCAAGGCTGTTGAGATCGGTACAGGAGGCAATCCAGGTAATGAACACTGTAAACCTGAAGAGCTTTTAAAGGATGCAACAGCACTCAAGAACTTTAAACATGCAGTAGAGTCACGTGGACTTACAATTAGTGCACTGAGCTGTCATGGTAATCCACTTCATCCTCAGAAGCATCTAGCACAAGCGGATCATGATGATTTCATCAAGACAGTGGAACTTGCTGAGAAGCTTGAGGTGCCAGTTGTTAATACATTCTCAGGATGTCCTGGAGATCACGAGGATGCTAAATATCCGAACTGGCCTGTAGCTCCATGGCCGAATGATTTTCAAGAGGTATTGAAATGGCAATGGGAGAACAAGGTTATTCCTTATTGGACAGAACAAGCTAAATTTGCAGCTGACCATCATGTCAAAATCGGTCTAGAGCTTCATGGCGGTTTCTCTGTGCATACACCAGCTACCTTACTTCGTTTACGTGAAGCAGCTGGCGAAACGATCGGTGCGAACCTTGACCCGAGTCATATGTGGTGGCAAGGCATTGATCCTGTGCAGGCGATCCATATCCTAGGACGTGCTGGAGCAATTCACCACTTCCATGCTAAGGATACTTCTATTGATCCAATTAACGTAAATAGATATGGCCTTACGGATATGCAATCCTATGGAAATATGCTGGATCGCGCTTGGCAGTTCCGCAGCGTAGGCTACGGACACGACAACAAGACGTGGGCAGATATTATTAGTGCATTGCGCTTAGTAGGATATGACTATGTTGTGAGTATTGAACACGAGGATGCCCTTATGTCTGTTGAAGAAGGATTCTCCAAAGCGGTTCAGAATCTTCAACAAGTACTTATTGAAGAACCTATTGGAGATATCTGGTGGGTATAG
- a CDS encoding winged helix-turn-helix transcriptional regulator, whose translation MESKPMHLCPRFETAFSFLGKRWNGLIIQTLMDGPKRFKDISNLIPSMSDKMLSERMKDLEGGGILVRHVYPETPVRIEYELTDKGRGLRAVMQEVQLWAESWVE comes from the coding sequence ATGGAAAGCAAACCAATGCATTTATGTCCACGTTTTGAGACTGCCTTTTCTTTTCTTGGTAAGCGCTGGAACGGACTTATTATTCAGACATTGATGGATGGACCTAAACGATTTAAAGATATTTCTAATCTTATCCCTTCAATGAGTGATAAGATGCTCTCTGAGCGGATGAAAGATCTTGAAGGTGGAGGTATTCTTGTTCGTCATGTATATCCCGAGACACCTGTTCGTATTGAGTATGAATTAACGGATAAAGGTAGAGGTCTTAGAGCGGTTATGCAAGAAGTCCAATTGTGGGCTGAAAGCTGGGTAGAATAA